One Desulfomicrobium apsheronum genomic region harbors:
- a CDS encoding phosphatase PAP2 family protein, whose protein sequence is MFFHTPDWEITLFRWINQSWQNPPFDYLMPLFSSSAFLWVLAITMVAFGLRQGRVSMVVVLALAASIGVSDLTCSLIKDSVGRARPYKSIGETRYQDSGSWATLPQDFTTTKQSGSSFPSAHAANSAAAALVLFAAFRKKAIWALPLVIGYSRIYLGKHFPMDVLAGWATGLAVAGALLPLYPLLWSRLRSRWIR, encoded by the coding sequence ATGTTTTTTCATACCCCTGACTGGGAAATAACCCTGTTTCGGTGGATCAATCAGAGCTGGCAAAACCCGCCCTTCGATTATCTCATGCCCCTGTTCTCAAGCTCTGCCTTCCTGTGGGTCCTGGCCATCACCATGGTCGCCTTCGGCCTCAGACAGGGACGCGTGTCCATGGTCGTCGTGCTGGCCCTGGCCGCAAGCATCGGCGTCTCCGACCTGACCTGCTCCCTGATCAAGGACAGCGTCGGCCGCGCTCGACCCTACAAGAGCATCGGCGAAACCCGCTACCAGGATTCGGGATCATGGGCGACCCTGCCGCAGGATTTCACGACCACCAAGCAAAGTGGATCGTCCTTTCCTTCCGCCCACGCAGCCAACTCCGCAGCGGCTGCTCTCGTCCTTTTCGCCGCTTTCCGCAAGAAGGCAATATGGGCTCTTCCGCTGGTCATCGGCTATTCGCGGATCTACCTTGGGAAACATTTCCCCATGGACGTTCTGGCGGGCTGGGCCACGGGGCTGGCCGTAGCCGGGGCCCTGCTCCCGCTCTATCCGTTGCTCTGGAGCCGCTTGCGCTCGCGATGGATCAGATAG
- the rpmH gene encoding 50S ribosomal protein L34: MSKRTYQPSTTKRKRSHGFLVRSRTKSGQAVLRRRRAKGRKRLAV, encoded by the coding sequence ATGAGCAAGAGAACATATCAACCGAGCACCACCAAGCGTAAGAGAAGTCACGGGTTTCTGGTTCGTTCACGGACCAAGAGCGGCCAGGCCGTGCTGCGCCGCAGAAGAGCAAAGGGAAGAAAAAGATTAGCCGTCTAG
- the rnpA gene encoding ribonuclease P protein component, producing the protein MSRLAYPPSYRLKRRPQFCSCYDRGRRFFSKSFTLFVLEREDAGESWRLGLTVSRKIGKSVRRNRVKRLVREYFRLHRHDFHLRADIVVVPKRGVCVDSMDLAQVSSELGPLMTKIVSRVGAA; encoded by the coding sequence ATTAGCCGTCTAGCCTACCCTCCCTCGTATCGACTGAAGAGACGGCCCCAGTTTTGTAGCTGTTATGACCGGGGCCGTCGTTTTTTTTCAAAGAGTTTCACCCTCTTTGTGCTCGAGCGGGAAGATGCCGGGGAGTCCTGGCGTCTTGGGCTTACGGTGAGCAGAAAAATTGGCAAGTCCGTGCGGCGCAATCGGGTCAAGCGTTTGGTCCGGGAGTACTTCCGGCTTCACCGGCATGATTTTCACCTGCGCGCGGACATTGTCGTGGTGCCCAAGCGGGGCGTTTGCGTGGATTCCATGGACCTTGCGCAGGTGTCCTCGGAACTTGGTCCACTGATGACAAAAATCGTGTCTCGGGTTGGAGCGGCCTAG
- the yidD gene encoding membrane protein insertion efficiency factor YidD — translation MRQAFVYILSLYQYLISPLYSPCCRFTPSCSEYARQAILSHGIFRGMGLVIWRLLRCHPLCAGGYDPVPSPNLSKRD, via the coding sequence ATGCGCCAAGCCTTCGTATACATCCTTTCCCTGTATCAGTATCTGATATCCCCGCTCTATTCTCCCTGTTGCCGTTTCACTCCTTCGTGTTCCGAATATGCCCGGCAGGCCATCTTGTCTCATGGAATTTTTCGGGGGATGGGCCTTGTCATCTGGCGGTTGTTACGTTGTCATCCCCTGTGTGCCGGTGGTTACGATCCGGTTCCCTCCCCTAACTTGTCAAAGAGAGATTGA
- the yidC gene encoding membrane protein insertase YidC: MDSNKRVILAVSLSLLVLLGWNYIFPPAPPLETATQNLSAPNQTEAPAPQDAAQVMPSSPTVQFTPAAGEKLSIETPLYRAVINTSGGVLESFELKEYKETIDPDAKNIDLVTAQSVTKAPMGLIWNSMPTWAQGEWTVQGGDLDLSDGQSGTIQLSGVVGGVQMDRVLTFTGGTYEVKEEVKITNVTAAQIQGHLAFSVSSVPLTAEGDNYNHTKIAYMTAGSLTEEDSQKDLQIGVESPTPAQWGGIESNYFLLGIVPTSSDMFARAKLEDNVYRMTVADQVLLDPGITQLRTVSYYFGPKTEKNLSIMPKDLKGSMHYGFFDIIAKPLNQFLNFLYGYVGNYGIAIIILTVIIKLLFWPLSHKSYKSMEQMKKLQPMMAKIREKYADDREKMNSEIMQLYKTYKVNPAGGCVPMLLQIPVFFALYQALLGAIELRHAAFIPTLPFTDFVWLADLSAKDPYYITPLVMGATMFLQQRLSPPMGDPMQAKIMMFMPVIFTFLFLNFPSGLVVYWLINNLLSIAQQSYMIKKSK, from the coding sequence ATGGATAGCAATAAACGCGTCATCCTCGCTGTTTCCCTGTCGCTACTGGTGCTTCTGGGCTGGAATTACATATTCCCTCCGGCGCCTCCCCTGGAAACGGCCACACAGAATCTTTCCGCACCCAATCAGACCGAGGCGCCCGCTCCCCAGGACGCGGCGCAGGTGATGCCTTCCTCGCCAACCGTGCAGTTCACTCCCGCCGCGGGGGAAAAACTTTCCATTGAAACGCCCCTGTATCGCGCCGTGATCAACACCTCCGGCGGTGTGCTGGAGAGTTTCGAGCTCAAGGAATACAAGGAAACCATCGATCCGGACGCCAAAAACATCGATCTGGTCACGGCGCAGTCCGTGACCAAGGCGCCCATGGGTCTGATCTGGAATTCCATGCCGACCTGGGCCCAGGGCGAATGGACTGTGCAGGGCGGCGATCTGGATCTTTCCGACGGTCAGAGCGGCACCATTCAGTTGAGCGGCGTCGTAGGCGGCGTGCAGATGGACCGGGTGCTGACTTTCACCGGCGGCACCTACGAGGTCAAGGAAGAGGTCAAGATCACCAATGTCACTGCGGCGCAGATTCAGGGACATCTGGCCTTTTCCGTGTCCAGCGTTCCGCTCACGGCCGAGGGCGACAACTACAATCATACCAAGATCGCCTATATGACCGCTGGAAGTCTGACCGAGGAAGACAGCCAGAAGGATCTTCAGATCGGCGTTGAATCTCCCACTCCGGCCCAGTGGGGCGGCATCGAGAGCAACTACTTTCTGCTGGGTATCGTGCCAACCTCTTCGGACATGTTCGCCCGCGCCAAGCTTGAGGACAATGTCTACCGCATGACCGTCGCCGATCAGGTCCTGCTTGATCCAGGCATCACGCAGCTGCGCACCGTGTCCTACTATTTCGGGCCCAAGACGGAAAAGAACCTCTCCATCATGCCCAAGGACCTCAAAGGCAGCATGCACTACGGGTTTTTCGACATCATCGCCAAGCCGCTCAATCAGTTCCTGAATTTCCTGTACGGCTATGTCGGTAACTACGGCATAGCGATCATCATTTTGACCGTCATCATCAAGCTCCTCTTCTGGCCCTTGTCGCACAAGAGCTACAAGTCCATGGAGCAGATGAAGAAGTTGCAGCCCATGATGGCCAAGATTCGTGAAAAGTACGCCGATGACCGCGAAAAGATGAACTCCGAGATCATGCAGCTCTACAAGACCTACAAGGTCAACCCGGCCGGCGGTTGCGTGCCCATGCTGCTGCAGATTCCCGTGTTCTTCGCCTTGTACCAGGCCCTCCTCGGCGCCATCGAGCTCAGGCATGCGGCGTTCATTCCGACCCTGCCCTTCACGGACTTCGTCTGGCTGGCCGACCTCTCGGCCAAGGACCCCTACTACATCACGCCGCTGGTCATGGGCGCGACCATGTTCCTGCAGCAGCGTCTGTCTCCGCCCATGGGCGACCCGATGCAGGCCAAGATCATGATGTTCATGCCTGTCATATTCACCTTCCTTTTCCTGAACTTTCCTTCCGGTCTGGTCGTGTACTGGTTGATCAACAACCTGCTGTCCATCGCCCAGCAGTCGTACATGATCAAAAAATCGAAGTAG
- the jag gene encoding RNA-binding cell elongation regulator Jag/EloR codes for MNTYKDFQAKTVDQAIDDACRFFAVERDALEIEIVSGGSSGIFGLGAKKATIRAKRRRLNPAVEEPSVTAVPETVRAVPTAVPALPEEEGLADDAALEPDAAIDFDEEDEPRPVTTLSPEEMVRLEADIRTIMTALITPIAVNVTLTVDVASSPITVHIEDGDNSGLIIGRDGQTITALQYLANRIVSKSWPQSPRIQLDAGDYRQKQEEQLLGIAQFLSEKAKKSGRVQSTRPLSSFHRRVVHMALQDDRGVQTRSKGEGHMKRVLILPVKRGKPGGRPPRRQEAAQARQS; via the coding sequence ATGAATACATACAAGGATTTTCAGGCCAAGACCGTGGACCAGGCCATCGATGACGCATGCCGCTTTTTTGCAGTTGAGCGCGACGCATTGGAAATTGAAATCGTCAGCGGCGGGTCATCCGGAATATTCGGTCTTGGCGCCAAAAAGGCGACCATCCGGGCTAAAAGGCGTCGCCTGAATCCGGCCGTGGAAGAGCCTTCCGTGACCGCTGTGCCCGAAACGGTGCGTGCCGTGCCTACGGCCGTTCCGGCTTTGCCCGAGGAAGAGGGCCTGGCCGACGATGCCGCCCTTGAGCCGGATGCAGCCATCGATTTCGACGAGGAAGACGAGCCTCGCCCCGTCACGACGCTTTCCCCCGAGGAGATGGTCCGGCTGGAAGCGGATATCCGCACGATCATGACCGCCCTCATAACGCCCATCGCGGTCAACGTGACCCTGACGGTCGACGTGGCGTCAAGTCCGATCACCGTGCATATCGAGGACGGGGACAACTCGGGCCTGATCATCGGTCGTGACGGGCAGACCATCACCGCGCTCCAGTATCTGGCCAACCGTATCGTCTCCAAATCCTGGCCCCAGAGTCCGCGCATCCAGCTGGATGCGGGCGATTATCGCCAGAAGCAGGAGGAGCAGCTCCTCGGCATTGCCCAGTTCCTCTCGGAAAAGGCGAAGAAATCCGGGCGGGTGCAGAGCACAAGGCCGCTGTCTTCCTTTCATCGCCGGGTCGTGCACATGGCCCTGCAGGACGATCGCGGCGTGCAGACACGCAGCAAGGGCGAAGGGCACATGAAGCGGGTTCTCATCCTGCCGGTCAAGCGCGGTAAACCCGGCGGCCGGCCACCCAGACGTCAGGAAGCCGCCCAGGCTCGTCAATCCTAA
- the mnmE gene encoding tRNA uridine-5-carboxymethylaminomethyl(34) synthesis GTPase MnmE — translation MNTNSDTIVAIATPPGQGAIGIVRLSGPAAGEIARGLFHSSRPGFTAFKPYHLHHGQLRDPEGNFLDEVLAAFMPGPGSFTGEDVVELQCHGGGAVLRRVVEECLEHGARLAAPGEFSKRAFLNSRMDLTQAEAIMELVGAPTAVAVGLAGSKLEGLLARRIGELRAGLESLRVQLCVAVDFPEDEVECLAPEDLARGVAEVCEAMTELADNYDRGRCWRDGALVVLAGQVNAGKSSLMNAILGINRAIVTDIPGTTRDYLEESVQIDGLPVRLVDTAGLRASLDSVELLGIERSRELLGRADLVLLVIDSELGPGAEDLDLALNTDNLLVVANKMDLVGGEPAWLDESPWSERELCPLSAKHGHGVSDLLAAIRRIVAATGAPESGALVPNLRQHTALVRASEELAQMLDELAGGLPYDILSVRLDTACVLLAEITGEISSQEVLSAVFDGFCIGK, via the coding sequence ATGAATACAAACTCCGACACCATCGTGGCCATCGCCACTCCCCCCGGCCAGGGCGCCATCGGCATTGTCCGCCTGAGCGGCCCGGCCGCCGGGGAAATCGCGCGTGGTCTTTTTCATTCCTCTCGTCCAGGCTTCACGGCCTTTAAACCCTATCATCTGCATCACGGGCAACTGCGAGACCCTGAAGGAAATTTTCTGGATGAGGTGCTGGCGGCTTTCATGCCCGGTCCGGGTTCCTTCACTGGAGAGGACGTCGTTGAATTGCAGTGCCATGGCGGCGGCGCGGTTTTGCGCCGGGTGGTGGAGGAATGTCTGGAGCATGGCGCGCGGCTGGCGGCTCCGGGCGAGTTTTCCAAGCGGGCTTTTCTCAATTCGCGCATGGATCTGACCCAGGCCGAGGCCATCATGGAGCTGGTCGGCGCGCCCACGGCCGTCGCCGTTGGGCTGGCCGGGAGCAAGCTTGAGGGTTTGCTGGCGCGTCGCATCGGCGAGCTTCGGGCCGGTCTTGAGTCCTTGCGCGTGCAGCTCTGCGTGGCTGTGGATTTTCCCGAGGACGAGGTCGAGTGTCTGGCCCCCGAGGATCTGGCGCGGGGCGTTGCCGAGGTCTGCGAGGCCATGACCGAGCTGGCCGACAATTACGATCGCGGGCGCTGCTGGCGCGACGGGGCTTTGGTGGTTTTGGCGGGGCAGGTAAACGCTGGCAAATCAAGCCTCATGAACGCGATCCTGGGCATCAATCGGGCCATAGTGACTGACATCCCGGGCACGACGCGGGACTATCTGGAGGAATCCGTGCAGATCGACGGTCTGCCAGTGCGGCTGGTGGACACGGCGGGTCTGCGAGCATCCCTCGACAGCGTGGAGCTTTTGGGCATCGAGCGCAGCCGCGAACTTCTCGGCCGGGCCGATCTGGTCCTGCTGGTCATCGATTCCGAACTCGGGCCTGGAGCCGAGGATCTGGACCTGGCCCTGAATACGGACAATCTGCTCGTTGTGGCCAACAAGATGGATCTTGTGGGCGGCGAGCCTGCTTGGCTTGACGAGAGTCCATGGAGTGAACGGGAGCTGTGTCCGCTATCCGCCAAGCATGGCCATGGCGTGTCTGATCTGCTGGCGGCCATCCGTCGGATCGTGGCCGCCACGGGCGCTCCCGAATCCGGAGCGCTGGTGCCCAACCTGCGCCAGCACACGGCCCTGGTCCGCGCCAGCGAAGAGCTTGCGCAAATGCTGGACGAACTCGCGGGCGGACTGCCCTACGACATTCTCTCCGTCCGCCTGGACACGGCCTGCGTTCTTCTGGCGGAAATCACAGGTGAGATATCCTCCCAGGAGGTGCTGAGCGCCGTGTTCGACGGATTTTGCATCGGGAAGTGA
- the rnr gene encoding ribonuclease R: MPPKKQAKQTKFSKKNLLTALHQAGAPLRSKNIYDLFDADASLKKVIKSTLAQMVESGEIVQMGKSYGLLDNLPRMTGILDVRRSGVGYLISEDKKQKDLFIHPSNFGGAWPGDKVVAVIDSSRKKDSPEGRVVEVLDRATRELLVRVSRRIHQDSYFCHPTDSRMPFYTVVDTSGIPSPEKGDILSVAPVEEQEKGLWRCTALRRLGEERDLATQELLVKTGYSIPEVFPVPTLRQAEALPDVPSPEDWAGRNDLRRLALVTIDGETAKDFDDAVYVERQENGYRLVVAIADVAHYVPEGSPLDVEALTRGNSYYFPLSVEPMFPEALSNGLCSLRPMVPRLAMVVDTPYSLDGEPGAPRLYNAVIMSQARLTYNQVQSALDGSPDQDTAPLLPMLRDAEELARIFMKRRMDRGCLDFDIPEAQVRVIEDIISVHAGTRLFSHRLIEEFMIAANERVAEYMGERQRVFPYRIHPQPDEKKLETLLRMLSHTSLVDRLPKEMDQMGLQQISHAAKGTDIEYLVNRLILRTMMQAQYSPDNDGHYGLASVAYCHFTSPIRRYADLLVHRSLKRLLANEAEKMSVGDVQGICEGLNALERKAMEAEREIQKRSAILALEDRIGEEMRGVVSGVADFGFWVELLDMPVDGLVRLATLDDFYVFDPERQDLLGQRTGKTFAMGQTLNVILEAVSLERVEINFTLP, translated from the coding sequence ATGCCCCCGAAAAAGCAAGCTAAACAAACCAAATTTTCCAAGAAAAACCTTCTTACCGCCCTGCACCAGGCCGGTGCGCCCCTGCGCAGCAAGAACATCTACGATCTGTTCGACGCCGACGCCTCCCTCAAGAAGGTCATCAAATCAACGCTGGCCCAGATGGTCGAGAGCGGCGAAATCGTGCAGATGGGCAAGAGCTACGGGCTCCTGGACAACCTGCCGCGCATGACCGGCATCCTCGACGTGCGCCGCTCGGGAGTGGGCTACCTCATTTCCGAAGACAAAAAGCAAAAGGATCTCTTCATCCACCCCAGCAACTTCGGTGGAGCCTGGCCCGGCGACAAGGTCGTCGCCGTCATCGACAGCTCGCGCAAGAAGGACTCCCCGGAAGGACGCGTCGTCGAGGTTCTGGACCGGGCCACGCGTGAACTCCTGGTCCGGGTCAGCCGGCGCATCCATCAGGACAGCTATTTCTGCCATCCCACGGACTCGCGCATGCCCTTCTACACCGTGGTCGATACCAGCGGCATTCCAAGCCCCGAAAAAGGCGACATCCTGAGCGTCGCGCCGGTGGAGGAGCAAGAAAAGGGACTTTGGCGCTGCACCGCCCTACGCCGTCTGGGAGAAGAGCGGGATCTGGCCACCCAGGAACTGCTCGTCAAGACCGGCTATTCCATTCCCGAAGTCTTTCCGGTTCCTACGCTGCGGCAGGCCGAAGCCCTGCCGGACGTCCCCTCCCCCGAGGACTGGGCAGGCCGAAATGACCTGCGCCGCCTCGCATTGGTGACCATCGACGGCGAGACGGCCAAGGATTTCGACGACGCGGTCTACGTCGAACGACAGGAGAACGGATACCGCCTGGTCGTGGCCATTGCCGACGTGGCTCATTACGTTCCCGAAGGCTCCCCACTGGACGTCGAGGCGCTGACCCGGGGCAATTCCTATTATTTCCCACTCTCGGTGGAGCCCATGTTTCCCGAGGCCCTGTCGAACGGACTGTGCAGCCTGCGGCCGATGGTTCCGCGACTGGCCATGGTCGTGGACACGCCCTACTCGCTTGATGGCGAACCCGGCGCGCCGCGGCTCTACAACGCTGTGATCATGAGTCAGGCCCGTCTGACCTACAATCAGGTGCAAAGCGCCCTGGACGGCTCGCCGGACCAGGACACGGCCCCGCTTCTGCCCATGCTGCGCGACGCCGAGGAACTGGCCAGGATTTTCATGAAGCGCCGCATGGATCGCGGCTGCCTGGATTTCGACATCCCCGAGGCCCAGGTCCGCGTGATCGAGGACATCATCAGCGTCCACGCCGGGACCCGTCTCTTCAGCCACCGCCTCATCGAGGAGTTCATGATCGCGGCCAATGAACGCGTGGCCGAATACATGGGCGAGCGCCAGCGCGTCTTCCCGTACCGCATCCATCCCCAGCCCGACGAAAAAAAGCTGGAGACCCTGCTGCGCATGCTCTCGCACACCAGCCTGGTGGACCGCCTGCCCAAGGAAATGGATCAGATGGGCCTGCAGCAGATATCACATGCGGCCAAGGGCACGGACATCGAATATCTGGTCAACCGCCTCATCCTGCGCACCATGATGCAGGCGCAATATTCACCGGACAACGACGGTCATTACGGACTGGCCTCGGTCGCGTACTGCCACTTCACCTCACCCATCCGCCGTTATGCGGATCTTCTGGTGCACAGGTCACTCAAAAGGCTGCTGGCGAATGAAGCGGAAAAAATGAGCGTGGGAGACGTACAGGGCATCTGCGAAGGATTGAACGCCCTGGAACGCAAAGCCATGGAGGCGGAACGGGAGATTCAGAAGAGATCGGCCATTCTGGCCCTTGAGGATCGGATTGGAGAGGAGATGCGCGGGGTAGTTTCAGGGGTGGCCGACTTCGGCTTCTGGGTGGAACTTCTGGACATGCCCGTGGACGGACTGGTGCGGCTCGCCACCCTGGACGACTTTTACGTATTTGACCCGGAACGCCAGGATCTGCTCGGCCAGCGCACCGGAAAAACCTTCGCCATGGGCCAGACCCTGAACGTAATTCTTGAGGCAGTGAGCCTGGAACGGGTGGAGATCAACTTCACGTTGCCCTGA
- the lpxK gene encoding tetraacyldisaccharide 4'-kinase gives MTPDRISRLQSQFPHILGPLSKAYARLMRLRARLYASGKRVSWRPPAPCISVGNISWGGTGKTPVVSWLLDWARDEGLRPTVLTRGYGGKPPHLPYAVQLLSPPHEAGDEPLLLKRTHPQAQILVDPNRVRAGKIAARKMADLFVLDDGYQHLRIQRDLNLCLLCPRDLDEEWNRVIPAGSWREDTSALARADAFLINTMFDDDGCLETIAHIKLAILGKPIFFFRVTARGVANALTGETQDTLDGQRFLLVTAIANPDKVCQTCKTDLGEKPVRHLIYPDHHPFGISDWQAIVAAAERNNCAHIVCTPKDAVKLAPFADERLWTPQLTTSFSTAGPLSFRDWLGDRFHNLPWTLHAPEKAS, from the coding sequence ATGACTCCTGACCGCATATCTCGTCTGCAAAGCCAGTTTCCCCACATACTGGGCCCCCTAAGCAAGGCCTACGCCCGGCTTATGCGCCTGCGCGCCAGGCTCTATGCTTCGGGCAAGCGCGTGTCCTGGCGGCCTCCGGCCCCCTGCATCAGTGTAGGCAACATCTCCTGGGGCGGCACGGGCAAGACCCCGGTCGTATCCTGGCTGCTGGACTGGGCCCGCGACGAAGGGCTTCGCCCCACGGTGCTGACTCGCGGCTATGGCGGCAAACCGCCGCACCTGCCCTATGCGGTCCAACTTTTGAGTCCGCCTCACGAGGCGGGTGACGAACCGCTGCTGCTCAAACGCACGCACCCTCAGGCCCAAATCCTGGTCGATCCCAACCGCGTCCGGGCGGGCAAGATCGCGGCCAGAAAAATGGCCGATCTCTTTGTCCTCGACGACGGATACCAGCACCTGCGCATCCAGCGCGATCTGAACCTGTGCCTCCTGTGTCCGCGCGACCTGGACGAAGAATGGAACCGGGTCATCCCCGCCGGATCATGGCGCGAGGACACCTCCGCCCTGGCCAGGGCCGATGCGTTTCTGATCAACACCATGTTCGACGATGACGGCTGCCTTGAAACCATCGCCCACATTAAGCTGGCGATCCTGGGCAAGCCCATCTTCTTTTTTCGGGTCACGGCCCGAGGCGTGGCCAACGCCTTGACCGGCGAAACCCAAGACACGCTGGACGGCCAGCGCTTTCTGCTCGTCACGGCCATCGCCAATCCGGACAAAGTGTGTCAGACCTGCAAGACCGATCTCGGAGAAAAGCCGGTCCGTCATCTGATCTATCCCGATCATCACCCCTTCGGCATCTCCGACTGGCAGGCCATTGTCGCGGCCGCCGAACGCAACAACTGCGCGCACATCGTCTGCACGCCAAAAGACGCCGTCAAACTGGCGCCCTTTGCCGATGAACGGCTGTGGACTCCACAGCTAACGACATCCTTTTCAACCGCCGGCCCCCTGTCGTTTCGCGACTGGCTCGGCGATCGTTTTCACAACCTACCATGGACTTTACATGCCCCCGAAAAAGCAAGCTAA
- a CDS encoding Bax inhibitor-1/YccA family protein: MNFQTVSQTRTDVQATNLFLRGVYNWMSLGLGLTAVVAYTVANTPAIAQVIFANPIIFWGMIIAQFGLVLAISGGVHRMSAGTATGLFLLYSALTGATLSSILMVYTAASIFKAFIVCTGMFAAMSVYGATTKKDLTGWGSFLFMGLIGIIIASIVNIFMASSALDFVISGIGVLIFTGLTAYDTQKLKVMGESAPMDDTVAVRRGTILGALTLYLDFINLFLFLLRFFGSSRN; encoded by the coding sequence ATGAACTTCCAGACTGTTTCCCAGACCCGCACCGATGTGCAGGCGACCAACCTTTTTCTGCGCGGGGTCTACAACTGGATGAGCCTTGGGCTGGGGCTGACCGCCGTGGTTGCCTATACCGTGGCCAACACGCCCGCTATTGCCCAGGTCATCTTTGCCAATCCCATAATTTTCTGGGGCATGATCATCGCCCAGTTCGGCCTGGTTCTGGCCATATCCGGAGGCGTGCATCGCATGTCCGCCGGCACCGCCACGGGACTTTTTCTTCTGTACAGCGCCTTGACCGGTGCCACGCTGTCGTCCATCCTCATGGTCTACACGGCGGCCTCCATCTTCAAGGCCTTCATCGTCTGCACCGGCATGTTCGCGGCCATGAGCGTTTACGGCGCTACCACAAAGAAGGACCTGACCGGCTGGGGCAGCTTCTTGTTCATGGGACTCATCGGCATCATCATCGCCTCCATCGTGAACATCTTCATGGCCAGCTCCGCCCTTGATTTCGTCATCAGCGGCATCGGCGTGCTCATCTTCACCGGTCTCACCGCCTACGACACCCAGAAGCTTAAAGTCATGGGTGAGTCCGCGCCCATGGACGATACAGTGGCCGTCCGTCGCGGCACAATTCTCGGCGCGCTGACCCTTTATCTGGACTTTATCAACCTGTTTCTCTTTTTGCTGCGATTCTTCGGATCTTCCCGAAACTAA
- a CDS encoding transposase encodes MARPLRIDFNGAWHHVMNRGRQRENIFRDAQDYKAFTDLLKSTSEMFRVNVAAYCLMSNHYHILVQSSEGNLARAMRHLGGVYTQWFNRRYGLDGQLFKGRYKAILVGEDEYLQGLIRYIHHNPLKAGLTKSLSEYPWSSHLGYLRRGDAWKWLHTETLLSQFSDDPTKARAEYRRFMARDEDEEIERIFSLKKLPAILGNSDFVQTIKDRFFEAKLSPEVPESRQLAPVTIEAIKKAVCEVHGVTENVLTSSVRGITNDPRDISIYLSRILKGDSLKQIGEHFKIEKYSTVASAIARVKRKVDTDKKVAERIENIVKMIDKSQKKTCPLFLDSRQYSLTRLYCRASRLHNSYYYRL; translated from the coding sequence ATGGCACGACCACTCAGAATCGATTTTAATGGCGCATGGCACCATGTCATGAACCGGGGACGGCAGCGGGAGAACATTTTCCGCGACGCCCAGGACTACAAGGCATTCACCGACCTGCTCAAAAGCACGTCGGAGATGTTCCGGGTGAACGTCGCAGCTTATTGCCTGATGTCCAACCACTACCATATTCTGGTCCAGTCTTCCGAGGGCAACTTGGCGCGCGCCATGCGGCATCTTGGCGGCGTATACACGCAGTGGTTCAATCGGCGTTACGGTCTGGACGGGCAGCTTTTCAAAGGCAGATACAAGGCCATCCTGGTCGGCGAAGACGAATATCTTCAAGGCTTGATCCGGTACATCCACCACAATCCTTTGAAGGCCGGGTTGACCAAGTCACTGTCGGAATATCCCTGGAGCAGCCACCTCGGCTATCTACGACGCGGGGACGCATGGAAATGGCTGCATACCGAGACGCTGCTTTCGCAATTCTCCGACGATCCGACCAAGGCGCGCGCCGAATACCGTCGCTTCATGGCCCGGGACGAAGACGAGGAGATCGAAAGGATTTTCTCCCTCAAGAAATTGCCCGCGATTCTGGGGAATTCGGACTTCGTCCAGACCATCAAAGACCGTTTTTTTGAAGCCAAGCTCAGCCCCGAAGTCCCGGAATCAAGGCAACTTGCGCCGGTCACCATAGAGGCGATCAAAAAGGCCGTCTGCGAAGTCCATGGCGTCACCGAAAACGTCCTGACCTCGTCAGTGCGAGGAATCACTAACGATCCCCGTGACATCTCCATATATCTCTCCAGAATCCTCAAAGGAGACAGCCTGAAACAAATCGGGGAGCACTTCAAAATCGAGAAGTACAGCACCGTCGCCAGCGCCATTGCGCGAGTGAAGAGGAAGGTTGATACAGATAAAAAAGTGGCTGAAAGAATTGAGAATATCGTCAAGATGATTGATAAAAGTCAAAAGAAGACTTGCCCCCTTTTCTTAGACAGTAGACAGTATTCCCTGACCCGACTTTACTGCCGGGCATCTCGCTTACACAATTCGTACTATTATCGCTTGTAG
- a CDS encoding transposase has translation MARPLRIDFNGAWHHVMNRGRQRENIFRDAQDYKAFTDLLKSTSEMFRVNVAAYCLMSNHYHILVQSSEGNLARAMRHLGGAYTKYIRGLHT, from the coding sequence ATGGCACGACCACTCAGAATCGATTTTAATGGCGCATGGCACCATGTCATGAACCGGGGACGGCAGCGGGAGAACATTTTCCGCGACGCCCAGGACTACAAGGCATTCACCGACCTGCTCAAAAGCACGTCGGAGATGTTCCGGGTGAACGTCGCAGCTTATTGCCTGATGTCCAACCACTATCATATTCTAGTCCAGTCTTCCGAGGGCAACTTGGCGCGTGCCATGCGGCATCTTGGCGGCGCATACACGAAATACATAAGGGGTCTACATACATAA